The genomic interval TCCTCGGTTTATTACTTTAAGCTTTGATACAACCTCATAAAATAAAATACTATAAAATTACTTTATAAATAGCTTTCTTTACATCTGAAGGCTCATTATCAGCCTTTAAACAAGTCATGTGTATATCTTCTGGATAACAGATAAGGAAATCTCCTTCTTCTAAAACAACTGTAGAATTTTCTTTGCCATCAAAAGATAAGAAATCATCTTTTTCAACAAACTCTTTAAACTCTAAATTTTCTTTAAAGTTAAGATCTATTCTTTCTCTTCCACTAAAAACCACATGAACATCTATATATTTTTTATGACCTTCCCAAAAACGATCTTCCTTATTTTTTGTAGTGTAATTAACTCTATTAAAGAACAACTCTTCGCCTTTTATTTCATGAGTACCTGGTTCAAACTCTATTACATTATTATTTTTTGCATGTAGTAAAGCTTCCTTAACAAGTTTTGGTAGATAATCATAACTTTCTAAGTTTATTAAATTGCCGAATATCATTTCATTCACCTCTAAAACATTCAATTTTAAAGTAGTGCTGATCTTCAGATAATTTTAAATCTATCTAAAAATCAACACTTACTCTAATTAAACATTATTTTTTATTTATATTAACTATTAGCTATTTCACTTTCATTGTAGTAAACTGTTGCTTCATTTAAAGTTTTCTTATCAACTAATTGAGATTGAGTCATTAGTGAAACTATCATTCCAACTATAACTGAAACACCTATTGATATGATTGAGTATGACCAGATACTTACATCGAATCCGCCATATTTACATACTACAACAGCTATTGCTGATGCTATAAATCCAGCATATGCACCTGCTTTTGTAGCTTTTTTGAAGAATATTCCTAATACGAAGATTCCTGCTAAAACTCCAAGAACAAGTCCCATAAATCCGTTAAACCATTCGTAAGCTGAGTTTACTCCACCATTTGCAAGGATTACTGCCATAATTATTGAAGCTATACCAACACCTAATGATATATATTGAGCAACTTTTGTTTGCTTTTCCATTGACATATCTTTTGTTATAAAGTTTTGGATATCTAAAGTCCAGCTTGTTGCAACTGAGTTTAATCCAGTTGAAAGTGTTGATTGAGCTGCTGCATATATAGCTGCTAAAACTATACCTGTTATACCAACTGGTAATTGGAATGCTATATATGATGCAAAAATTTGGTCTTGTTGAGCAGTTTGTAATAACTGTGGATTTTGATTATAGAAAACATATAAAGCTGTTCCTATTAAATAGAATACAGTTGCTACAAATAATGATAATACTAAGTTACCATAAGTCATTTTCTTTAATTGTTTTATATCTGTAGTAGTAGTAAACCTTTGCACTATATCCTGACTTGAGATATATGATGAGAAAGTATTTAATCCTCCCCCAACTATTAATAGGAATACACTTGTTTTAAATATATTTGCATTGAATATTGGCTCTTGTGAAGATAGGAATTTTCCTCCTTCAGTTAATTCATGCATAATAGCTCCAAATCCACCATTGATTGTTGAAATTAAGAATATTAATGAAAAAACGATACCTGCTATAAGTACACAACCTTGAATGAAGTCTGTCCATAAAACTGACTTTAATCCACCTGTGTATGAGTAAATTATTGCTATTACGCCCATTGCTACTATAAGTAAATAAACATTTATTCCTGTAAGATTTGCTAATACCATTGATGGTAAATACATTATGATTGCCATACGTCCTATTTGATAAATAATGAACATTATAGCTCCAAGAATTCTAAGCCCTTTATCTTTATATCTTATTTCTAGATATTCGTAAGCTGTATCTATATCTAGTCTACTATAAACTGGTAAGAAATATCTTATTGTAAGAGGTACTGCTACAAACATACCAAGTTGAGCAAACCACATTATCCAAGTTCCCTTATAAGAGTTACCAGCTAGTGATAAGAATGAAATTGGACTTAATAAAGTTGCAAATATAGAAACTGAAGTAACCCACCAAGGGATAGTTCCGTCACCTCTGAAGAACTCTTTACCTTTCATTTCCTTCTTAGAGAACTTTAACCCTGCGTAAAGAACAGCTCCTAAGTAAACAACTAGTACAACTAAATCAAACTTCGTAAACCCTTGCATACCAATTCTCCCCTCTTTAATTTTTTATGTAGGCTAACTTTTTTAAGTTAGCCTACTATTTCATTTCTCTTAAAAACTCACTATACTTTAAAACTTTTAATTCTTAGAAATATTTTTTATTAATTTCCTTAGCTTTTGCAATCATTTCTTCAGTAGCTTCTTTCATAGGTTGTCTACAATATCCTGCATCAACACCTTGCTCTTGAAGAATTAATTTTATTGTTTGGTAAAGACCATTATTTAAGATATCAGTTATTAAATCATTAGTTACATGTTGAACTTCTAAAGCAGTTTCAATGTCACCTTTTTGAGCAGCTTCAAAGATTTGTCTTGCTCTAACACCGTTTACGTTGAATGTTGATCCTATAGCTCCATCAACACCAAGTACTGTAGCTGGTAACATCATTTCATCGAATCCAGCAAATATTAATTTATCTGGGAATGCTTTTCTCATACGTTCTAATAAGTAGAAGTCTGCTGCTGTGAATTTAACACCGATAATCTTATCGTTTTCAAAAAGTTCAGCAAATTGCTCTATTGACATATTTACTCCTGTTAAGAAAGGAATTGAGTAAATTATAAGTTTATTGTCAACAGAATTTATTATTGTTTCATAGTAATGTTTTATTTCATTAAAATCGAATTTATAGTAGAATGGTGTAACTGCTGAGATTGCATCATATCCTAAATCTGTAGTAAATTTAGCTAACTCTACAGCTTCTTTTAAATTAACTGATCCTACTTGAGCTATTAATTTAACTTGTCCTTTTGCTTCGTCCATAGCAATTTCAAATATTCTTTTCTTTTCATCAGTTGAAAGCATGAAGTTTTCTCCAGTACTTCCGCCTACATAAAGCCCGTCTATTTTACATACATCAATATTGTGTCTGATTATTTCTCTTAAACCTTTCTCATTGATGTTTCCATCCTTGTCAAATGAAACTAATAATGCTGAATAAATACCTTTCATTGTTTTTCTCCTCCCAAAATCCTTTAAATATTTGATTTATTTTAAAATATCAGTAAATCTCTTAGTTATTTGTTGTGGTCTTGTTATAGCCCCTCCAACCACTGCTGAATATGCACCTAAATCAAGTGCTTTCTTTAGTTCTTCTGGAGTGTTTATTCTTCCCTCACAAATAACTGGAATTTTTACCGTTTTTACTAACTCTTCTAAAAGTTCAAAGTCAACACTGTTGCTTTGCTTAGAATATGGTGTATATCCTGAAAGTGTTGTAGATACACAATCAAATCCTAATTTTTCTGCTTCAATACCTTCTTCTAAAGTTGATA from Clostridium perfringens carries:
- a CDS encoding YhcH/YjgK/YiaL family protein — its product is MIFGNLINLESYDYLPKLVKEALLHAKNNNVIEFEPGTHEIKGEELFFNRVNYTTKNKEDRFWEGHKKYIDVHVVFSGRERIDLNFKENLEFKEFVEKDDFLSFDGKENSTVVLEEGDFLICYPEDIHMTCLKADNEPSDVKKAIYKVIL
- a CDS encoding sodium:solute symporter; its protein translation is MQGFTKFDLVVLVVYLGAVLYAGLKFSKKEMKGKEFFRGDGTIPWWVTSVSIFATLLSPISFLSLAGNSYKGTWIMWFAQLGMFVAVPLTIRYFLPVYSRLDIDTAYEYLEIRYKDKGLRILGAIMFIIYQIGRMAIIMYLPSMVLANLTGINVYLLIVAMGVIAIIYSYTGGLKSVLWTDFIQGCVLIAGIVFSLIFLISTINGGFGAIMHELTEGGKFLSSQEPIFNANIFKTSVFLLIVGGGLNTFSSYISSQDIVQRFTTTTDIKQLKKMTYGNLVLSLFVATVFYLIGTALYVFYNQNPQLLQTAQQDQIFASYIAFQLPVGITGIVLAAIYAAAQSTLSTGLNSVATSWTLDIQNFITKDMSMEKQTKVAQYISLGVGIASIIMAVILANGGVNSAYEWFNGFMGLVLGVLAGIFVLGIFFKKATKAGAYAGFIASAIAVVVCKYGGFDVSIWSYSIISIGVSVIVGMIVSLMTQSQLVDKKTLNEATVYYNESEIANS
- a CDS encoding N-acetylneuraminate lyase; translated protein: MKGIYSALLVSFDKDGNINEKGLREIIRHNIDVCKIDGLYVGGSTGENFMLSTDEKKRIFEIAMDEAKGQVKLIAQVGSVNLKEAVELAKFTTDLGYDAISAVTPFYYKFDFNEIKHYYETIINSVDNKLIIYSIPFLTGVNMSIEQFAELFENDKIIGVKFTAADFYLLERMRKAFPDKLIFAGFDEMMLPATVLGVDGAIGSTFNVNGVRARQIFEAAQKGDIETALEVQHVTNDLITDILNNGLYQTIKLILQEQGVDAGYCRQPMKEATEEMIAKAKEINKKYF